agaaggagaaaggcaatgcggtaaataccaatgatacgatatttacaagtcttaatacttctggaaacccaagaaaggacataatttatgtagattcaggttgtactagacacatgacttctagacggactggtttcagaatatctcgatacagaatcaaggtactgttactgtcgcaaatggagaacagattttgaaatatttcaataaacacgcccgagaacgtggtcaacaatattagtgatgttgcttatataccagatttgaaagctagtttgttatctgtatataaaactgttgaaaagggttttatttgtgtttttgataaaaatggatgtaacttttataaatctgatacttttaattttacaggtgaatctgttgctcatgcctcgccctgtggtggactgtacgttttagatggtactgtaaatgtttccgagaatgtggcggataatttttgacacaagatgtgcactctggctgtcaggatagttatcaaatttggcataagaggttaggacatttgtgtcgtataggcatgaaccaactgaaaaatcacaaggtaggtataaagtatacaggagtagataaaactagttgtatcgcttgcgtggaaggtaaacaagcaagaaaacctttcaaaaggttagcgtttaatagggctacttccctttggaactgatccatatggatttgatgggactgGTATCTACAACTtctttcaaggaaatagatatatgttgacaatagtagacgattatacgcgaaaagtgtttgcttattttatttcttctaaaacagaagtcaaagatatattttgtgtgtttcaatgttttgttgaaaatcagttagataaaacaattaaagcaattaggactgatggaggtaaggagttcgtgaataaagagtttgttgattatcttgcttcaaaaggtattgaacatcaaacaacgacgccttatagtcctcagcaagttggagtagcggaacgcacccatcgttcggttacagaaaaggcaagaacgttgctagctgaaagttcactaccgaaagcattctgggaagatgcattccaagttgccatttaccttaagaataggtctcctcatcgagccttaggtggacaaattccttatgacaaatggtatggacgaaaaggtgatcttagccatctaaaaagtgtttggttgtagagctctagtccatataccttcgtgtcacaggaaaaattagatgtcaaggcacaggaagcaattttcgtcggttattctgaaaatccaggcacttatatttttagggctcctgctaacccacgaaaagttattatatccagagatgcaaccctttttgaaaattgctttacagcgctaaagcagaagcaatctgtcgcacagtcagaatctatattgttatttgatgagcaaaaagagattgattctgagtttgatcatgactgtcaattctatgactttgatgagagtatcagcccggcggctgaagcaactttaccagtaaatctagaaagtacaaaagagtcagtgactctggaacagcgagagtctctcattgacttaaggctgcctagtgtggaagaagtgacagcgaatttggaacaggaatcgcaccctgagcgcagatacccttccagagacagaaaaacaacaaatttttataaagcttacaatacgtcaatggtagattctaatgaacctacgacatattacgaagctactcatgccgatgatgctgataagtggcaccataatatggctggtgagtatagttctttaatgaaactccatacatggaatttagtagataagcctaaaaaaggttatgccatgtaaatggatttacaaaattaaactaccaaactctatggtaaagaacttatgatattgggaattttgttgatgacataataagtcttttttaaatcttaatttgacattttgacaccgtcaagaatttgaatttttgagaagatttgtcgagatatttttcattaaaagatctctgaattatattctttctatattagaaaagtttaatatgaaggagtgtaagaccgtggatactccattagtttaaaataatatggcaagaagaacggatggtcaagtcataagaatgaagaaccatttaaagggtttttgtgacgcagactgggcaaactgtccaatcgacagaaggtcatacaccggttatgtttacaagttaagtggaggtccagtatcatgggaatccaagaagcaacctactgttgcgttaagttcggccgagtcagaatatatggcattagcgtctgctaCGAAGGGAAgtgtgttacttacgtcggtttatatacgagataacaggtatactttgttcagttaacttagcttctgacagccaaagtgccattaatcttgttcgaaatcctgtacaccacagcaggacgaagcatatagatactaggtttcactttattaggaaaaggtatctaataatattgttaagttagaatatataaaaagtaacgatatgcctgctgatgtactaacgaaggccctcggacctctagcacacaaacgatgtgtagttaacttaggtttagaaacttaattattttatttgttttgtttctgtcacaactgcgattaagggcggctgttggagattgtaaccttcgtcgtgacttgttattttttatatgttctatttttagaactaattgtattttgcttgccatagttacttctctttagtccgaaataaacactcatgtcaataacatctttttactaactttatttaattactaagaacatataccatatttacaacaaatgtAAATATCGAAGTTCATATTCCACTCCAGCTTTACTCCTAGTGGGTCgatttatgtatatataggCCGATACATTAAAGAAACGAATCTAAAATGGCGTCTTGTACTTGCGTTGACAGATAGTACAGCAAGCATATAAAATTCAGgtccaagattttttttttaaattaataatatttaactagcattcaatcataaaaatgattattaatgaatattactttttactaatttattaatactgccTATGATACGGTTCTTCACCGGGATCATCAAATTGTAATGGTTTTCTTcccacatttattaattttaaacttaataaaactttacaacaataacaaacaagtaACAATGGTTAAATAAGAGATAAATATCACAACGAAATCATAACAAAAATCACAGAGCGCGTCAAGACAGCATAAAAGCAAATCAAAACTGATTATTTTTCTGTCTACGCTACAATTacaacaattattaattttagcaCTGGTGTAATTACCATATTAGAAGCTTCTTCAAGTCAGGCGTACGTTTCGTGCCACTCGCTAGCTAGTTCAAGAGTAATTATTTTAcacttcttttttaaatttattatttaaaataactcaaaaatcACCTAATAAAcgcaatttactttaaaaatgtatcaccgaatcaatccaaataaataacttgtttcTCCAATTAAGAATCAAAATATTAGCACAAAAGGAATGCTGAAAATGTGACAGAACCTTTTTAATACGTAAACATAGagcaatacattaaaataattatgattatttaaaatcattagatatttgtaataaataaaaaagatattcgTTTTTATAAGGAAAAAGGACGCAGAATAAAAGCCACTATACTAGAAGTAAGTTTAAAGTTTTGGCAACCCTGATTTTTACATTATCTATGGAGAAAAAGCTGAGATTATATTCCAGTACTTATTGCTATTGAAACCTACTTTAGCTATGCATGTAAGGTAGCCTTTTAGCTCTATTTTATCTATGAGTGTGAAAGAGAAAGAAATATTGAGGCACACAGCCCCGTAAAACTCAACAAGATTCAGAATGATAAGTATATTTTGCGGGTCTGTTAGGTATTATAAACTAAATGCGTGCATACTGATACGGTACGTTTGTAGGTGCGCTAGAGGCGAACCAGTGCAGAAACTACTACTGTAGCGGGTCTAGCACCTAAACGATTTCTCAGCTCATTATGGAACTTGgtagggattatctatacaataataGCTATCtttagaagaaaaatatatacacattgTATATCCCAAACAACTTTCcggtaaaatatagaaaaaaaaaaaatatggtagaCGATATTTTTACATTGCACTTCCAGAAAATTTAGGCATTGCTCCTGATCCAGTTAGCGAAGCGTGAGACACGAACGTTGACACCAGGGAAGCGAGGCAAAGCGCATTGCTCTCCCCAGGAGCACACCCCAACGACGACACCATTGTGGTAGAGAGGACCACCGGAATCACCAAAGCACTGGTCGCGACCGCCGACGTCGAGCCAGCCGGCGCACAGCATGCTATCGGTGATGATGCTATCAATAGCGGCATAGCGATACCTGCACGTGGCTTCGTTCACAGTCCACATCTGGACGTGGCGCAGCTGCTCCGATGGAGGACCACCGCCTCTAAAAATAATAGGGAGTATTTAGAAACATATAGAACAAAACATAAATCTGTGGCGAAAATCTAATTTGGATGACATTTTGGATTATGTGCTGTTGTTTTGTATACATacaaatttcaacaaataaaattaccctGATGTCACCCCATCCGGCAGCCCAGACAACTTGGTTGTCACCGACGTTGCGAACagcaatttacaaacaccgcgacttggtagcataataaattatgacgtttgactGACATAAAAGTGGCAATACATATTCGGTTAACGTGAAGTCGAAAAGCTCAGAACGAAAAGTCTCGAGTTCACTTTGCCTATATTTTCCGCACGATTCCGACGAACACCGGCATAGAatgtcatagaaagtgctgccatctgtattaaaaaacatactacaaCATTAGGCCGCTTAACAGCGGGTTAGCttgcgcctgtggcgtcacaatttcacttaggtaacggaatttctggacAACTAAATGCAAGGTACGCCATCtatcgttatttaaaataagtaatcgatatctattaaattaacaaataacgggctaatggccgatagatgtcattattaagtgatcattaattaataagttaatctattataatttttgtccaTTGTGTGATATGTTCTAAATTTACAATgtatctattaaataatttgtttagtatcaccgaaaacctaaaagggagtggtgggaatcggcttgtatagacgcttcgccactgatagataCAGATAATAATAGCGCATTCTAAACGAACAGAAAAATGTCTTCGGTACACAAACGCAATATATATAACTAGAAAATAAAGTAACCATTTAACCACAAGAAAGCTAATAACAGACGCTCGGTTTCCGTTAACACAACTGACAAGAAGGTCCAATGTAGCTTACCGTTCAATATCTTCAAATCGGTTATAGCCACATGTGTGAGCAGTAAACACTTTCGCGTTGGCaaagaattaaatattgttataggtCATTGTAATGCACAATGGTGTGGTAAAAATAGCCATAATTCTATTTGAATtcagaaaaatagtattaagtacattttatcAAGTCATCATATAATCAAGTGGATAATGCGAGTAATTGAtctaaattacaatacaataaaacacagtcatattttattttaatctaacttttgctcgcagtttcgcccgcgtgaaggagtttccgggataaaagtcccactatatattttcccgggatagtagcctataaccttcccagggtcttatattATAAGACCCTGGAAGACTCAGGGTCTtatcccgtgggaacgggataaaaagtatcctatgtccatctcctggttctaaggtacctctccaccaattttcagccaaatcggttcatccgttttgagttataaatagtgtaactaacaccactttcttttatatatatagattttaataactGTCATTGAGCTCAATTAGGCACTGGGTCGTATCTTCAGCTGAGGTGTAAGGAATCTAGTTGAGTTCAATGACAAGAAAATCTAGGTGTGAAAACATACGTTAAATAACTGTTTTCGCTCCTCCCCAATTTTTAAGGCACTCCACTTGAAATGCGGAAATACCTAAATATCTTGGGCATGGATATTAGCTGCGATCTGAATCCATCAAGAGCGTCCAAAGCCCCAAGAGTCAGAATTCTGAACAGGGTGCGAAAGTATTTCACGCCCGGTAGGCCAGGTATGGGATGCTGCTCGGACCTCTGGGAGCGTCCCGTAAAATACTTGCTCGATGCCTTGTACGGATTGCAGCGACGGGATACCTGCATTTTAAGTGATACCGACCTCAAATCACTTTAAAGCTACTGCACTTGAGGCGGGATATTGTATTCTATCGTCTGTATTATGGTAGTGGTCTAAAGAATTATTCAATCTTATCTCACCCTCACCTTTTTCAAACCCTTTGGTGGTCTCTTCTATCTCGGCGCGAACCAAAAGTTTAGGAAACTCATACCTGTGCCAAACCATCaggctgtggaatggtttgTCAGCACGTGTTCCCTCTTTCCTATAACTTGGGGTCCTTCAAGCAGAGCGTGAaaaagcaattatgcaggcgcGCATGACTGTGCCGTCTTTAGATGCTTGTATCTTACGTGCCGGGCGGCATTTTCTTCAAGCTTCACTTctcttaacatcaggtgcagtgaatcCACGTTGCCgagtattgataaaaaaaatattgttataataatagtgAAATGAGTGACTAGTATTTCTATCGGGGCACGGCGACAACCCCAtcgcatctgatggtaagtagagtggggacCAGAtaaagtgtcgactgacgagacgtaactacccctcgtcagtcgacacaattatgtcggcctgtatGAAACCAgatacaatatatgtatatcatataTTATGAACATCGTAAAGTAATATCAAAATTCATTTTCCCTCATCATGCtgca
The sequence above is a segment of the Manduca sexta isolate Smith_Timp_Sample1 unplaced genomic scaffold, JHU_Msex_v1.0 HiC_scaffold_1504, whole genome shotgun sequence genome. Coding sequences within it:
- the LOC119191420 gene encoding trypsin, alkaline A-like; amino-acid sequence: MWTVNEATCRYRYAAIDSIITDSMLCAGWLDVGGRDQCFGDSGGPLYHNGVVVGVCSWGEQCALPRFPGVNVRVSRFANWIRSNA